TTCCTTACCGAAACGAATGCTATTGGTAACCGCCTCATCACTGGGGTTCCACTTCTCTCGAATGCCATCATTTACCAGTTGGAAGCCACTTGCTGTGAGTTTTTCGGATATGATCTTCACAGCCTCTCCACTCCATCCATAGCATCCAAAGGCAGCTGCCTTTTTATTCTTGAATTTCAGCCCCTTGATTTCTTCGAGAAGGGCGGCGACAGAGGAGAGAATGCCATTATTGATGGTAGGAGAGCCGATCAGAATCCCTTTTGATTTGAAAATTTCTGTGATTAGATCATTCTTGTCTGAACGCGCTATGTTGAACAATTTTACGGCAACTGTAGGATCTGCGGTGGTGATTCCTTGGGTGATGGCCTCGGCCATCCGTCGTGTCCCGTCCCACATGCTATCATAGGCTACGGTAATTTGATCTTCGGCATAGTTGTTTGCCCATTCCACGTATTTGGTGACAATCTGCAACGGCTCTTTTCGCCACATAACCCCATGACTTGGACAGATCATCTCCACCGGCACATTCAAGGCAAGAACCTCCTTAATTTTTTTGTCGACCAGGGCGCTGAATGGGGTCAAAATGTTGGCATAATACTTTATCGCCTCCTGAAACAATTCCCCCTGATCGACAAGATCGTTGTACATCAACTCGGAAGCGATATGCTGGCCAAAGGCATCATTACTGAACAGAATGTTATCTTCAGTAAGATAGGACATCATGCTATCCGGCCAGTGCAACATCTTTGCTTCAATAAAGATTAGTTGTTTTGATCCCAAGTTGAGTGAATCGCCAGTCTTGATAATCTGAAAATTCCAATCCTGATGATAATGACCTTTGATGATGTTTACCCCGTTTGCCGTGCAGTAGATCGGGGTGTCGGGGATATGACGCATTAATTCCGGCAGGGCGCCGCTATGGTCAGACTCGGCATGATTAATAACAATGAAATCAATCGCTCCAAGGGGGATCTCTTTTTGCAGTTTGGTGACGAACTCAGCAGAAAATTTCCCCCACACCGTATCTATCAACGCTGTCTTTTCATCCCTGACCAGATAGGAATTATAACTTGAACCGCGATGCGTCGAATATTCTTCACCATGAAATTTTCGTAATTCCCAGTCAACCTTCCCGATCCAGGAAATGTTTTTATTTATAGTAAAGCCCATGGCAATCTCCTTGTGGTGATTATGTTGTGTTTATTAGTAATTTCACAGATCAATCTGAGTCGGTGTCGAGTACATGACGAACCATCTTAGCCATCCCGTGACTTTTTGCGAGACCATCAATACTCTCACTGGAATAGCCTGAAATGAAAATTATTTTGATCCGCTGTGAACGATCCTTGACGAGTTCAGCGAGCATAGTTCCTCGTCGTGCCGGCATAACCACATCCGTATTGTGTTATGGACAGCACAAGGTATCGATGGAGTTTGGTGTTCCATCCACATTGGTATGATGCCAGAGTGTGTGGCTTTCCTGTCCGAGGAGTTCATCCATGGAATAACCGAGCATCCGTTGGGCTGCTGGATTGGCAAAACTGTGGCATCCTTTCTTGTCTATACCTAATAAGAGATCTGTGCTTGTCCTGACTTTTCGTAAACGTTCACCGGGCACCCATCTGCTTTGTCAGCAGCCTGCTTATGTGCAACAAGCACACTTCGCAGACCGCTTTATTGACCGACGAAGCGGGTCAATATAAATCGCGCATCCGGGGCACCCGGTAAACGTTTACAGTCCGTTGAAATCCGCACGTTCAACGCTTCTGGTGAACGATTACGACTTTTCAACAAAGTACGGAGAGAGTGACCTGAAAAATCACTCCACCCAGGGGGAGATTGGTTGCCGTAACTCCACCGCCATGCTGCTCGGCTAACTCCCTGACAATGGCAAGCCCCAGCCCGGAGCCCTCGGTTTGCCGAGTCCCGGATGGTCGATGAAAGGGGTCGAAGATCCTTTCGCCGTCCTCGCAGCGTAACCCAATCCCGTTATCGGCTACCGTAAGGAGATGCCGGTCGCCATCGCTATTGTATCCGAAAGAAATTTCGCTTAACCTATCGCCACCATATTTCAAAGAGTTGTCGACCAGATTACGCAAAATACGCAGCAGGGCCAGGCGGTCAGCCATGAGCGTTGGACAATATTCCGGCTCGATCCAGGAGATGGCGCGTTCCTTAAGTTGGCAGTCAAACTCGGTCCGGAGGTCTCGAAGAATACTCTTAAGATTCACCGCCTCGACAAGAAGAGAGGCATTGCCGGCGGAGATATAGTCGTTGATCTTTCCCGTCAGTTCGGCAAGCTGATGTGCTGCCCTGACAATCTGTTCGCAGCAAGCCTTACCCCGGTTGTCAAGGAGGTGGCGGTATCGTTTGTCAAGAAGTCGGCATAGCCCTTCAATGGCAATCGCCGGACTTTTGAGGTCATGGGAAATCGAATAGGCAAAGAGCTTAATCTTTTCCGAACTTCTGGACAGGGCATCCTCTGCCCTTTGGCGTTCAAGGATTTCCGTCTGGAGTTCGTAGTTCATCCCGCGAAGATCTCTGGTTCGTTCTTTGACCATCTCCTCCAGGTGATTCCGGTATTGGGTCAATGCCTGCTCATTCCGTTTTCGTTCAGTACAGTCCTCGACCATCTCGATTGCCGCAATTACTTCTCCTGCCTCGCCATGAATCGGTGAGGATATGATTCGATAGTTCCGGATCACTTCCCCATCGGGGGTTTCGGTTACCGCTTCGTGAACCAGCCCGTCGCGTAACGTTTTAGAGGTTGGGCAATAGCTACAGATTCCTTGACGAGGCGGATTATTGAATGAGTGGTAGCAGACCGGCTTTAGAGAGATATTGATCAAGGGAAACCATTGCCGCATCTGACGATTCAGAGAGAGAATGCGCATCTCCGGACTGATGACGGCGACCCCGATACCGATATTGTCCACCACGCTTTGATATTTGTCTTCATTTTCCTTCAGCCGCTTACCAACATTGAGGATCTCGGTGATATTGCGCATCAGCACGATAACTCCAGACTCCCGACATTGCCCATTATTGACCGGAATAATGGTGGTCTCCACCGCCAACTCGGCCCCAAACCCATCAACAAAAGAAAGGACTTCTTCTTGTCTTATGGCTTCCACGCAATGGAGATACAATGACGACTGATGTTTTCCAGCAGTACTGGTTAGCTGCTGGGTGAACACCTCAGAACAGTGGTGTCCCAAGACATCTTGATCAGAGACACCAAGCATTGCTAGCAGAGAAGGATTTATTTCCCGTAGGATCAAATTATGATCAAGCCATGCCATGCCAACTGGCAAACTGGAGGCAATCCCTGGGATAAGGTCAGGATTTGTGCATAGCAGATTGGCGAACATCTCTCTCTCCTGTGTTTAAGTCTTCGACACAATCAACCATATCTTTCACTCTTGACTCTCTTCAACGTTGAATATGAACGAATCATTACAAATGAACATCCTCCTGAGGCTCGGAGTAAAATTCAGGGTACAATTTCTTGGCACACTCAGGGCAGATACCATGACTGAATTCTGCCTCGGAATGATCCCTTATGTAAGCTTCAATTTGATTCCAGGCTCCTTTGTCATCCCTTATTTTTTTGCATGAGGCGCAGATCGGTAAAAAACCTTGCAGTATTCTGATCTGGGCTAACGCCTCCTCCCGTTCACGGACTGCCTGAGCCTTTTTTTCTTCTATGAATTTTCTCTGCAACGATAAAACGGTCGTAACCCAAATAGCAAATAGGGCCAGCGCTCGGTTCGTTAACACCTTCCATATCTCACCGCCTGGCGGTGAGAAAAATAATCCAAGAATTGTTAATATGGAACAGAGGACTGCTACCATGACAGTGAAGTGGCGCTTTTTGTGCCAAAGAGAGAGCAGAACGACCGAGATATAAGGAACCCCGGCAGCCACCCCTAAAGGAAGGGCCAGATCAACACTAAAAAGAACCAACGTCAGTATGGCATAGCCAACGACGAGCAACCGATTCCTCCTTGCCGTCTCTTCCGCAAGTTGCTGTTTTGTCTGCTCAGATTGGTTGCAAACTCCTATTGCTGTGGGCGTCATTTTGGACCCATACATTTCATCGTATATGTTCAATATTTCCCTCGTGGTTGTCATTATTTCAAGAGACAGCAAGTCATTTACTGCACGATGTTCGCATCAGGGGCTCAATAATAGGTTTCTGGTTTCGATAGCTGGAGCGCCTGCAAAAAGCGTATGTTATTTTTTAGAGGCCCCCTGTTGGTAGCGGTCGTTCTCGACTCTTTTCGTTTCGGATCCCTAATCAAAGCAAGGCGCTGCAGAGATCGCCAGGGATTGACTAGGTGTTGCTGTTGTATATCGCCGCGAACTCATGATGAAGGTCCCGAAAGGCCTCATGGATCCTTGGGTCGAAGTGATCGGGCATGGTGCGACCGTCACCCTTGATGAGTATTTTGCAAGTCGTCTCGTGATCAAAGGCCGGTTTGTATGGTCGGGAGCTACGTAAGGCGTCGTATTGGTCGGCAATGTTCATCAGTCGGGCGGCCTGGGGAATCTCCTCGCCCCGCAGGCCATGCGGATAGCCATGACCGTCCCAGCGTTCATGGTGGCTCAGGGCGATCTGTTCACCCATTATGATGTACTGTGATGTCGAGCCGGTTAGGATGCTCCCGCCAATGAGCGTATGGTTCTTCATCAGAGCGAACTCCTCGTTGTTGAGCTTGCCGCGTTTAAGCAGGATATCGGAAGGGATGCCGATCTTGCCGATGTCATGCATGGGGGCGGCATAGGAGATAACTTCCACCTCCTCTGCAGACCAGCCTAGTGCCGTAGCCAGAAGGGCGCAGTAGGTCCCCACCCGCTTGATGTGCGAGGCCGTTTCTTCGTCCTTGAATTCAGCGGCGATGGTGAGCCGTAATACCGTGTCATGATAACTTTCTTTCAGTTGTTCTCTTGATTCGTGCAATTGGGCAGTGCGGGCCAAGACCTCACTTTCCAGCAACTCGTTGTGTTGTTTTAAAAAATCACCGTAATCCTTAACCTGCAGCAGATTTTTGGTCCGGAGCATCAACTCGCTCTTGTCAATGGGCTTGGTCAGGAAATCGCTGGCGCCTGACTCCAGACCCTTCAGCCTGGAGTCCCGATCGGTCAAGGCTGTGACCATGACTACCGGGATCTCGCTGGTGGCCATATCGGCCTTGAGTTCCCGGCAGACAGAGTAGCCATTCATTTCCGGCATCATGATATCGAGAAAGATCAGGTCCGGGACATATTCTCTTACCATTGCCAGCGCCTCGGCGCCACTGGCAGCGACTGCAAAATCATAGCCGTAATGGCGCAGCATAACACCCATCACCTTCCGGTTTTTTTCTTCATCATCAACGATGAGAATTTTATGTGGTGTGCTCCTGCTCCTTTCCATTGCCGTCCTCCTTCTGCTCTATTGAGCGTGTCCTACTGATTACTCTTGGCCGTGACCGGAACAAACAAGCTGAAACGACTTCCTTCGCCCACGGTGCTGTCGACCTCAATCCGGCCGCCAAGCAAGTCCAGGAACCGTTTACAGAGAACTAGGCCTAGCCCAAGTCCCTGATACGATTTGCTGACTGAGGAGTCCCCCTGCTGAAAGGGCAAAAAAAGCCGCTCCTGCTGTTCTTTGCTGATGCCGATCCCGGTATCCCACACGGTGATCCGTATCATTTCCTCTTCTTTCCCGGCATTAATGCCGACAGTGCCGCCGCTTGCGGTGAACTTGACCGCGTTCTCCACCAGTCTCTCCATCACCTTGGTCAATATCCTTGCATCACTGTTAATCATGCCAACTGAGGTGTCCACCTGCATCTGTAAGACGATATCGCGCTGCTTGGCCATTTCTCGGAAAAATTCCAGCCAAGAGTCAAGCAGGAGTGCAAGGTCAAAAAACTCGTGTTCAACCTCTGTCCTGGCCGCCTCAAGCAGCGAGAGATCAAGAATGTCGGTAATCAGCCCCAAGAGTCGGTGGCCGCTTTGCCGGATTTCTTCAAGATAGTCCTGCTGTTCGCGATTTACCGGGCCGATCATGCCGTCCTGCATAATTTCGGCAAAGCCGATAATGGCGTTCAGCGGGGTTCGCACCTCATGGGACATGTTGGCCAGAAAGGTCGATTTTGCCTGGCTTGCCGCTTCCGCCGCATTTCTCGCCTGGCGCAGATCGTCCTCCAGCAACCGACGTTCGGTGGTATCGCGGCCTACCGCCTGAAATTCAATAAGCTTGCCGTGTTGGTCAAGAATGGCGCGGTCAATCCAATGCTGCCAGCGGATGCTGCCATCCGGTAAGACCACCCGGTGTTCGATGTCGGCGCTGGGCCGATCCCGACCCAACGAACTAAGGTGCTCCTCTGTCTGCCTCCGGTCTCCCTCCTCCGGGAGCAGGGACATAAAGCTGTGGCCCACCAAGGCCTCTTTTGATTGGCCGAAATAGCGGCAATAGGCCTCATTGACAAAGGTCAGAATCCAGTCGGGACGGAAGCGGCAGATCAGTTCGGTCTGATCTTCGACGATGGCGCGGTAGTTGGCCTCGCTCTCCCGCAACCGTTGCTCGCTGCGGCGGTGACCCAGGATCTCCTCTTGCAACCGAGCGTTGACCCGCAGAAGTTCAGCGGTACGTTCCGCAACCCGGGTCTCAAGTTTTTCCTTGGCCTGTCTCAACTCCTCCTCCACCTCATGCTGGGCGGTGAGGTCGCGGGCGTTTACCACCACCCCGGAGACCGCACCATCCGCTTCGACCACAGGGTAGTAGGCCACATCCATAAACAGCCGCCCGAGGCCGGCGAACTGAAACCACCCCTGATAGCGAACCTCCTCGCCCGTCAGACACCGATCCAGTTTATCCTTCACCAATAGCTCAAAGGTCTCCTGTCCGAGCATTTCCACAACGCTGCGCCCGACAATATCCTCGCGTCGATGCTGATGGGCCAGCAGATAGGTATCATTGACCGCCCGATAGATATACTGGCGGTCCACCAGTGACATATGTTCGCGGGAGGTGGCGATGATTCGTTCATAGTCACGTAGGACTTTTTCGGTCTGCTTTCTGGCGGTTATGTCCCGTTCGATGGCATAGATGTATTGCTTGCCGCTAACAAGAATCAGCTGGGCGGTCACCTCCACGGTGATGAGCGTGCCGTCTTTGCGCGTGTGCACGGCCTCAAAAGTTTCCGCCTGTCCGCTCATCACTCGCCGAGTCCGGTCCGGGATATTGTGCCTGGTTTCAGGACTGTCGAGGATACTGATCGGTTGGCCGAGCAGTTCCGCCCGTCGGTAGCCATGGACCATGCAGGCCGCCTCGTTGAGATCGACAATAACCGGAATGCCGTCGTCGCCTAATTCCAGGATCAGGATATAATCGGCGGTCTGCTCAAACAGGGCTCGGAATCGTTCCTCGGTCTGATGTAACTCACTATTTTCCTGCTGCAAAGCGGCGAGTTGTCCCTCCAATGTTTGGAGGCGGATTTTTAGCTCTGTATTGGTTGTCTGTTGACTCACCGCGTTCTCCTTGCCAAAGTTACGACAGCTTCATGCTCCAGTGGGTTCATATAGCTGGATCATCTCGACAAAATAGTTTTTGTTGATCGGTTTTGAGATGTAATTATTAAATCCGGCCTTCATGAATCGCTCCTTGTCACCTTTCATGGCATACGAGGTGAGAGCGATCACCGGGATCGCCTTTGTCGCATCCTCCTGGCGTAAACGGAGCACGGCGGAGATCCCGTCCAGCCGGGGCATCTGAATATCCATGAGGATAAGGTCGGGAATTGTCTGCCGGGCTACGGCAATCCCGGCCTCGCCATCCTCGGCGGTCAGGCATTGATGCCCCATGGCTTCAACAATCACCCGGAATAGCTTAAGATTATGCGGGTTGTCTTCAACGATGAGAATTTTCATGCTGTACTCCCTCCCTGAATTATTTGGTCAGTTGTCAGCGCCGACTTGGCCTGCAACACTGACAGCAGACCCTCAAAGGTGTCGCCGTCATCCGGGAAAAAGGCGGCCTCCACCTCAAAGGAATGGCCAGTCCCATTCAGTATCTCTTTGAATCGGGCCAGGGACTTGGCTAGTATGTTCCGTTCCATCCCGATAACGGCCAGACTGATGACCTGGTGGTCGGCATCCGCCATGAGAACATCGTGCCCCCTGGTTTTCTGCTGAATTGTCGCCGCAGCAGCAATAAAATTCTCCAGCGGCATGAGGCTGGCGGGTTGGAAACGAAAGAGGGCGAATTCAACCTGTTCACGCTTGCCTAGAGAGAGTAGCCGGTTGATGTGCCGGCTCCCGGATTGCCAGTCCAGGATTCTGGTGCCGGGCAATACATTCGCAGCATCCTGAGCCTTGTCCTTCTCCAGGGGCTCGGTCGCCGTCTCTGGTAGCATAAAGATAAAGCGGCTGCCGACCCCTAATTCGCTTTCGACCCAGATCCGGCCACCGTGCAGTTCTATGAACCTGCAGCAGAGATTGAGGCCAAGCCCGGTGCCTGGATACTTTCGGCTCAGTTCCGTATCTAGCTGCTGGAAGGGTTTGAAAAGCCTAGAAATATCCTCTGGGGCAATGCCGATACCGGTGTCCTGCACGGTAATTCGTACCCAATCGCCTTCCTTGATCGCCATCACCAGGATCTTGCCACCATCCAGGGTGAATTTCATGGCATTAGACAGTAGATTTACCAGCACCTGTTTGATTTTGCGCTCATCGGCGACTATTTCCCCGACATCTCCAGCCAAGTCCACGGTCAGGGTAATGCCATGCTTCATAGCCTTTTCCTTGAAGAGGATCAGGCTATGTTCAACCAGATCGGTGAGGGCAAAAGTGGTGAGCTCAAGCTCCGCATGACCGGCTTCCACCTTGGAGAGATCAAGAATATCGTTGATCAGGCTGAGCAGATGGGTACTGCTGTCAATAACATCGCCCAGGTATTCCCGTTGGATGTCGGTAGTTGGTCCGGCCATGTCATCACGGATGACCTCGGAAAAACCGATGATGGCATTGAGCGGGGTGCGCAGTTCATGGGACATGTTGGCCAAAAAATCGGATTTGGCCCGGTTGGCTGCCTCGGCCTGCTGTTTGGCCTCCTCAAGATTTGCGGTCCGTTCCGCTACACTCTTCTCCAGTCCCTCAATGAGCATGGCGTTTTCGATTGCCGTGGCCGTCTGATTGGTAAATATCTGGGCCAACTGGATGCGCTGCGGAGTAAAATGCCCGACCGTCGTGCTATACAGCAGCAGGGTGCCGACGCATTTCTTCTTGGCACAGATCAACGGCAGCCCGAGCACCTCCTTGAACCCCTGACTTTGCATCTCCTCCGCCCAGAGATTGAGAAGAGGATCATCAAACCTCATCAGAACCGGCTGTTGCTCGCGCATTGAGCGGTCGGCCGGCCCCATCCCCAATGGCGACTCATCCCGCCTCACCCGGATCGTCTTCAGGTAGTCACCGTCGCTGCCGGCCTGCGCCACTGGCCGGATGGTATTATCCTTGCCGGCCAAACCGATCCAGGCCAAGCGTACGGTAAAGATATCAATTGCTTGCTGGCAGATGGCCTTGGTCAGCTCGGCAAACACAGTAATCCCGAGGATGGAACTCGAACCCGAGGTCAGGGCCAGCACCTCATCGTTGAAGGCAGCCAGATCATTTTCGGCCTGTTTGCGAATGGTAATGTCGGTGGAAATGCCGCAGGTGGCATACTGAGCACCGGTTGCAGAGTAGAGGGGGAATTTGACCGAAATATAGGTGTGCAGTCCATCGCTCTGTAGCACCTCTTCTTCGAGCTCCATGGCACGGTTTGCCGCCAGCACCAGGCGATCGTTGGCCCGCATGGCATCGGCCTGTTCTCTTGGAAAATACTCATGGTCGGAGGTGCCGACTACTTTCTCCCTCTCAATGGCAAAGAGTTCCTCCCAGCGTTTGTTGACCAGCAGGTATCTGCCATCAAGCCCCTTCATGTAGATGACGGCGCCCGAGTTGTTGATGATGTCTTGCAGTCTGGCTTCACTCTCCTTCAAGGCATTCTCCGCCTGTTTGCGGTCGGTGATATCCCGGGCGATGCCGAGCAGGGCAACGCACGCTCCCTGCTCATCCCGCACCGGCGCTGTCGTCAGGAAGGCCGGATATTCGGAGCCATCCTTTCTGGCCAGGTTCAGCTCGCCAACCCAGCCATCTGCCATGGTCCTGCTCAGTATCTCCTGTTCGAGCCCGGCTGGATTGTTGGCAGAAAGGTTTATGAAGGCATTCCTGCCGAGCATCTCCTTGGGCTGGTAGCCGAAATAGTTAATCACCATGGGATTGGCATGAATGATGGCGCCCTGGAGGTCGGTAATCATAATAAGATCCCGGCTGCTGTCCAAGGCCTGGGCCAGCATGGTCACCTGCCGGTGGTTAAGGGCGTTCTGCAGGGCCACCGCTACAATATCGGCAACGGAGCGTAATGACTCCTCCTCTCCGGCATTAAACACCTTGCCGGGTGGCAGGTAGAGGCAGAGAACCCCCACCAGCTTAGTGCCGACCATGAGCGGCAATACGCTATGGCCGTGCTCCGTCATGCCCTCATAGGTTGTGGTATGCCGGTAATCGGCAATAGTGGTTGCATAAATGGCCGCTTTCTTTGCCGCAGCCAAGCCGCAGAGACACTGGCCCACCGGCACAGTGCCGCAGCGTTCGAGCATATTAGGGCAATACTCGCGCGAGGCAACCAGGGTCAGGTGCTGTTTGTCCTCGTCAAACAGGAAGATCCCGCCTTTCTTGTCCAAGGTAAGCAGCTCCAGGCTCAGTATCTCGTCCAGGATATCATTCACCAGGAGATCAAAATTCAAGGTCCGACTAGCCGCCCCACCTATGCGGTGCAGCATGGAGAGACGCCACATGGATTCATCCTTCTCCTTGAAGAGGACGGACAGGGTGGCGGCCATCTCATTGAAGGCTATTGCTAGGGAGCTTATCTCGCCCTGCCCCAGCACCGGCAGGTGAACGGCAAAGTCCCTCTGCCTGATCCGCTCTGTCGCCCGCTTTAACTCTTTGATTGGCCGGATCAAGTTACGCTGGACATATAAGCTACTGCCTAGCGCTATGAGCAAAAAAAGGAACAGAAGGTAGTACCTGGTGTTGGCAAACTTACGCAATTCGGCGTTGTAATGTCTCTCCAGCGAGGTGACCAGGGTGTCGAGATTGTTGATTGTGTCAGCGAAGGCGTCATGGCAGGCGGCGCACGACCTTTGTTGTTCCGCCAGTGGGGCGGTGATAATTTTCAGGAGCAGGGGGGCCTGGGAAACATCCCAGCGTTCGATGAGTCCGCTGACAAGAGTCCGGGACTGCCGGTCATGCATGTGTATCGCTTTCAGGTCGAGCGTCTCATCACCATCACGCAGGCCATACAGTACCGCTCGATACCGTTTCATTGCCCTCTCAACCTTGGCTAATTGGCTTTCGGCCTTGCTCGTATTGTCCGGGAAAATGCCGATCAGCAAGTGCATCTGCAAGGTAATTTGCATCAGCTGCAGGCGTTGGCGCCCAGCCAGGTTCACCTTTCTGGACTCGCCCCGCATATGTGTGGTCAGTAAAAAGGTGGAGCCCGCCAGAAGCGCAAAAAAGGCCAGGGCCAGAAAACTCAGAAAAAGGTATTTGGCGGTCAGCGACTGAGTGAATTTCATGGGTTATCCCCTACATTTTTATGTCCTGCGTGTTCGCTGTTCCACCTGCCTTTACAGATGCCTCGGCACGTTTAACAGCCGGAAAGAACATATCCTCTTCTTCCTTGAGATGGGCGGTCATATCAAGGGAAATTCGATCAAAGATGGGGACGATTTCGATCACCTCAAGATGGTGTGTGCCATGGACCTCCGCAATTTTACGGAGATACGCGGCAATTTGGCCGGTGTTTTCTTTGAGATAGGCATGGTGGACGTTGATGATGTAGTCGATCAGGAAGGACAGATCCCACGATGCATAGTTTTGGCTTCGTTCAACCGGGGCACTCTTGGCAGCTGCAAGATCTGTGGTTATCGAGGCAAGATCAATCCCTTTTTCTGAGCAAACTGCTGCAAGAGGGATGTTACCACCACAACAAAAGTCAATGTCATGGGATTTAAACACCTTAGCGGTCCTGAAATCACTGGAGACAATCTCACCAATAGTTTGCGCTGAGAGGTTCATTTTAAACGGGTTACCTCTACAACCTGCAGAAAATAACTCCACAATCACCCCATTTTTTCAGGGTTACTCCTTTTCGAAATCACTCTTGCCAGCACCACAAACAGGGCAGATCCAGTCATCTGGCAGACTCTCAAACGAAGTCCCTGGGCTAATTCCACTATCTGGATCGCCAAGGGCAGGGTCATAGACATATCCACAAACTTGACAAACATATTTAACCATATTTATTCTCCTTTGTTGTTGAGAAGATGTACGTTTGGAAAACCACAGGGTGCTCTATACCGAAGAAAAATGGTAACTGTCCAGCAGTGCCATATCTGCGTTGTTATCGGCCTGCTCATGTGCGAAAAGCACACATCGCAGGCCGATGCCTAGCATCTGCGGCACTACTGAACAGTTACGGTTCTGGGCTTCGGCACCTTTCTGGGTCAGAAGGTGGATAGTTACGAAAAATGAACACACTGTGGCTTTCCGCTTTCTTATTTTTTAAAGTTCAAAATAACCATTACACATTTACCATGGCCTATACGGCCCCTTATGCCGCTGCCATGGATAGGATGTGACAATAATTTATTGACAACAGCTTACTCCAGTTTGATAACGGATATGGATTGTCAAAACATCACTCATATGCCGTGTTCATGAGGAACTGCCGCTTTCTCATCAGCGCCGTGATGCATTCCACCGCCCTTGATCAAACCATGCAAACCTTCAACGTAATGGGTGAAAGTGACATAGGCCTCCACGAATTCTCGGCCTGCGGTGACACTGTGATCGGCGTGTATCTTGGTTTCACGAGCGTGGGCGAAACGCGCCTGGATGCCGCTGGCCATGGCCTTGGTCAGGGTGTCAACCAGGGTATCGACCGATCCGTTGTCCAAGGCCTTGTCAGCCATGGCCACTGCCGGGTCAATGTCCTTGCCCTCCTTGAGGCCGGTGTAGGGCGCCCCTTCTCCTTCCCGGTGGATACGGACCAATGTCTCGAAGAAGTATTTGTCTGCCAGCTCCTTTGCCTCGGGACCCTTGGCCCGCACTGTCATGGTCTGTTGAAATGCGTGCCGGATCTCACTCTCGTTCTCCGGTCGCACCCACTTGAGCAGGGGGGTGACAT
The sequence above is a segment of the Desulfobulbaceae bacterium genome. Coding sequences within it:
- a CDS encoding anaerobic nitric oxide reductase flavorubredoxin, with amino-acid sequence MGFTINKNISWIGKVDWELRKFHGEEYSTHRGSSYNSYLVRDEKTALIDTVWGKFSAEFVTKLQKEIPLGAIDFIVINHAESDHSGALPELMRHIPDTPIYCTANGVNIIKGHYHQDWNFQIIKTGDSLNLGSKQLIFIEAKMLHWPDSMMSYLTEDNILFSNDAFGQHIASELMYNDLVDQGELFQEAIKYYANILTPFSALVDKKIKEVLALNVPVEMICPSHGVMWRKEPLQIVTKYVEWANNYAEDQITVAYDSMWDGTRRMAEAITQGITTADPTVAVKLFNIARSDKNDLITEIFKSKGILIGSPTINNGILSSVAALLEEIKGLKFKNKKAAAFGCYGWSGEAVKIISEKLTASGFQLVNDGIREKWNPSDEAVTNSIRFGKEFALSCKEYGGSGVR
- a CDS encoding response regulator, which encodes MPARRGTMLAELVKDRSQRIKIIFISGYSSESIDGLAKSHGMAKMVRHVLDTDSD
- a CDS encoding PAS domain-containing protein, giving the protein MPGERLRKVRTSTDLLLGIDKKGCHSFANPAAQRMLGYSMDELLGQESHTLWHHTNVDGTPNSIDTLCCP
- a CDS encoding PAS domain-containing sensor histidine kinase, with translation MFANLLCTNPDLIPGIASSLPVGMAWLDHNLILREINPSLLAMLGVSDQDVLGHHCSEVFTQQLTSTAGKHQSSLYLHCVEAIRQEEVLSFVDGFGAELAVETTIIPVNNGQCRESGVIVLMRNITEILNVGKRLKENEDKYQSVVDNIGIGVAVISPEMRILSLNRQMRQWFPLINISLKPVCYHSFNNPPRQGICSYCPTSKTLRDGLVHEAVTETPDGEVIRNYRIISSPIHGEAGEVIAAIEMVEDCTERKRNEQALTQYRNHLEEMVKERTRDLRGMNYELQTEILERQRAEDALSRSSEKIKLFAYSISHDLKSPAIAIEGLCRLLDKRYRHLLDNRGKACCEQIVRAAHQLAELTGKINDYISAGNASLLVEAVNLKSILRDLRTEFDCQLKERAISWIEPEYCPTLMADRLALLRILRNLVDNSLKYGGDRLSEISFGYNSDGDRHLLTVADNGIGLRCEDGERIFDPFHRPSGTRQTEGSGLGLAIVRELAEQHGGGVTATNLPLGGVIFQVTLSVLC
- a CDS encoding response regulator gives rise to the protein MERSRSTPHKILIVDDEEKNRKVMGVMLRHYGYDFAVAASGAEALAMVREYVPDLIFLDIMMPEMNGYSVCRELKADMATSEIPVVMVTALTDRDSRLKGLESGASDFLTKPIDKSELMLRTKNLLQVKDYGDFLKQHNELLESEVLARTAQLHESREQLKESYHDTVLRLTIAAEFKDEETASHIKRVGTYCALLATALGWSAEEVEVISYAAPMHDIGKIGIPSDILLKRGKLNNEEFALMKNHTLIGGSILTGSTSQYIIMGEQIALSHHERWDGHGYPHGLRGEEIPQAARLMNIADQYDALRSSRPYKPAFDHETTCKILIKGDGRTMPDHFDPRIHEAFRDLHHEFAAIYNSNT
- a CDS encoding PAS domain S-box protein, with protein sequence MSQQTTNTELKIRLQTLEGQLAALQQENSELHQTEERFRALFEQTADYILILELGDDGIPVIVDLNEAACMVHGYRRAELLGQPISILDSPETRHNIPDRTRRVMSGQAETFEAVHTRKDGTLITVEVTAQLILVSGKQYIYAIERDITARKQTEKVLRDYERIIATSREHMSLVDRQYIYRAVNDTYLLAHQHRREDIVGRSVVEMLGQETFELLVKDKLDRCLTGEEVRYQGWFQFAGLGRLFMDVAYYPVVEADGAVSGVVVNARDLTAQHEVEEELRQAKEKLETRVAERTAELLRVNARLQEEILGHRRSEQRLRESEANYRAIVEDQTELICRFRPDWILTFVNEAYCRYFGQSKEALVGHSFMSLLPEEGDRRQTEEHLSSLGRDRPSADIEHRVVLPDGSIRWQHWIDRAILDQHGKLIEFQAVGRDTTERRLLEDDLRQARNAAEAASQAKSTFLANMSHEVRTPLNAIIGFAEIMQDGMIGPVNREQQDYLEEIRQSGHRLLGLITDILDLSLLEAARTEVEHEFFDLALLLDSWLEFFREMAKQRDIVLQMQVDTSVGMINSDARILTKVMERLVENAVKFTASGGTVGINAGKEEEMIRITVWDTGIGISKEQQERLFLPFQQGDSSVSKSYQGLGLGLVLCKRFLDLLGGRIEVDSTVGEGSRFSLFVPVTAKSNQ
- a CDS encoding response regulator translates to MKILIVEDNPHNLKLFRVIVEAMGHQCLTAEDGEAGIAVARQTIPDLILMDIQMPRLDGISAVLRLRQEDATKAIPVIALTSYAMKGDKERFMKAGFNNYISKPINKNYFVEMIQLYEPTGA